The Candidatus Nitrosocosmicus franklandus genome contains a region encoding:
- a CDS encoding sulfurtransferase encodes MSKQYSDPSVLCETDWVSNNLNNNQIKILEVDYDVENAYKEGHIPNARMVWWKRDINDPDTRDIINKKQFEDLMSRLGIQKEDELILYGDFNNWFAAFAFWVFKYFGHEKIKIMNGGRKKWESEGRPYTKEEPVITPTNYVASAPNEGIRAYLDDVKRSLRKEEVALVDVRSAKEFKGEITAPPEYPMEHAQRGGHIPGAKNIPWLQALNEDGTFKSAEELAKLYADNGVSPNKHVICYCRIGERSSHTWFVLKYLLGYPSVKNYDGSWTEWGNMIGNPIEK; translated from the coding sequence ATCAAGATTTTGGAAGTAGACTATGATGTTGAAAATGCATACAAAGAGGGCCATATTCCGAATGCTCGAATGGTCTGGTGGAAGAGAGATATCAATGATCCTGACACCAGGGATATAATAAACAAGAAACAATTCGAAGATCTCATGTCCCGACTGGGAATCCAAAAAGAAGACGAACTCATTCTGTATGGTGATTTCAATAATTGGTTTGCCGCATTTGCTTTTTGGGTATTCAAGTATTTCGGTCATGAAAAGATCAAGATCATGAATGGAGGGAGAAAAAAGTGGGAAAGCGAGGGTAGACCGTACACCAAGGAAGAGCCGGTGATAACTCCCACCAACTACGTCGCTTCTGCACCAAATGAGGGAATCAGAGCATATCTAGATGATGTGAAGCGATCTCTTAGGAAGGAAGAGGTAGCGTTAGTTGACGTGCGTTCCGCAAAGGAATTTAAAGGAGAAATTACTGCACCGCCGGAGTACCCGATGGAGCACGCTCAAAGAGGAGGTCACATACCCGGGGCTAAGAATATTCCATGGCTACAGGCACTAAATGAAGATGGAACCTTCAAATCTGCTGAAGAGCTTGCGAAACTTTACGCCGATAATGGTGTATCTCCAAATAAGCACGTGATTTGTTACTGCAGAATAGGGGAGCGATCTTCTCATACTTGGTTCGTACTAAAATATCTACTTGGTTATCCGTCAGTAAAGAACTACGATGGCTCATGGACTGAATGGGGGAATATGATAGGAAATCCTATTGAAAAATAG